CACAACATAGAAGTCACTGGTGTCCTTGAAGAATCCACTTTGGTTGAGGAGGGTAAGAAAAACCCGACTGATATGGTTTGGCAGTTCCCAAAAATGTTAAACAGAGTTAggatatgacccagcaattacactcctaAGTATACAATCAAGAGAACTGGAAGTATACATTCACATAAAAACTTACACCCTAACATTCATAGCAACATAACATCTTAGTAGCCAAAAGAGTAACCAACCCAAATGTCCagaaacagatgaatggaaaacaaagtgtggtatattcatataatagattattattcagcaatttaaacaagaattaaatactaatacatgctacagcacagatgaaccttgaaaactttaagtgaaagaaaccaatcccATAAGAAAACATACTGAATGACTCATACTATGCTTATGACTTTCCACAATATGCAAATCCATAAAGTGTGTTAGTGGTTGTCTAGGATTGGAGGTAGGAGGATTTGGGGGGTAACCACTATTAGGTATGAGGTTTTTTGGagggagtgatgaaaatgtcctaaaattaggTCAtgttgatggttgcacaattctgtgaaaacaataaaaaccacCGAACggtacacttttaaaaagtgaatttatgGTAAAtgaattatctcaataaaactgttacaaAAAATCTAAAAGGCAGAATTTAGTTGATCAGTGTGCACTTGTTCTACTCCCTTCAGTACGTATAGGTTGTATGTGACATTACTTCCAgggatttattcatctttttttggtaaacttttcctccttcccattaATCCCTATCCACAACACAAATCCCAACCTCTCCGAATCAAACATAACCAGACGGAAAAATGTTTGCCTCCATTAAGAATAACTacattttgcaattttaaaaagtattatatgtGGCCATTGTTCAGATTTACTTCTCAATATGtacatattaaaaacaacaacaacaaaaggaagaaaaagcatttgcctAGGAATAATAATGCATCACTTTAAGCAAACATTATATAGCCTGAATTCTAAAACCCATTTTGGTTTATATAAAACTACTTTGTaaaagccacaaaacaagtatcCCTCAACTCTTGAGAAATGTTTGGATatttaaataatactgctattatacattttcttccatgaaatagaaaaaaaattacaacaattACATCATTTTATGGATAGAGACTGAGTACATACATAAGCCCATTGGCAAAGCTAAATTCAGAGCCAATTTCCTCTCCTGGATTATATAATTGTCTGCTGTTGGAAAAACACCTGAGTGGTTCAACTAAAGATGCAAACATACAATAACAAAAACTCTGCACAAATATTCAAACTCGGggatttctaattaaaataatagaaaaatagaaaatttttccttccaaaaaaaGGTATCTAGACAAAGACTCAGATACCCCATGTAGATTATTCACAAGAATCATATGTGAATCAACCTTTTTTGTAgtccttaaataaaatttaacaatcaACTGATGAAAAAACAAGTTTCATATGCAAAGAACACCTTAATGCATCTATAATTAACTTAATgcaaaagtatatgaaaaaaagacAGCTATTTCACTGCAGTCTTTAAGAAGAGcaacatttcattatttctggTTCATCTTCTTACGCATTTCTTCAAgagctgcttctttctctctcagcacTTGCTTAAGTCTTCTTATTTTTTCATCTCGAATGGTTTCCTCTAACTCTGGTGGCGTCATGGGGAAAATGTCTTCAGTATAACTTTTATTAAAGGAATGACTTTGCTCAAAAGCTACATTCAAACTCAATGTGCCTTTTTCCTGGTTCTCAGGGGTACAGTGTtcaacctcagttttcttttcttctctggttttgtTGCGGCTTGTGAGAATGTTATGGTGTGATACATCTGAAGTTGGTAAAATACTGCTGACAAGTTGGGAATTGGTGACATTAGTTCCACCATTTAGAGCTGTGTTATAAGTACTCTcggtttttctcttctttgtgtgATCCATCTTTTTAAcggtttttgcttttcttttcttatcaaaCCCCTGTTGTCATGTTGAGtaagatttcaaaagaaaaacaattattgcCACATAGACAGTATGCTGTCAAATTTAACAGTCTGCAGGTGACAAATACTTATCAATTAAATTCAACTCAACAAAATATACTGAGAACTCTAGCAAAAAATTGTTTACCATTGTACAGTACCAAAATGAATAGCAATGTCCTAATGATATTCACTGAGAATAAACTGCTTAATTCACATTTTCCTGCTTAACTATTAGATGTATCGATCTATCGCCAAAATACAACAGCCATTTATAAAGAATCTGAGAAGCAGAATTgacttaattttgtttccttgtgCACAGTAGGCATATATGTGGAAGCTTTTCATTGGGAAAGGTTGAGCAGTCTCTGATCTAAAGCTCAGAATATTACACAGTGTAATAATGATATATTTCTAAGTAAAATAGGCAAAGtcatagggattttttttcatcattgacCAAGTAGATTtcttaaaatgtctgtattaagGGTAATACTGCAACGACCATCTGAATGCTTGTATTTTCTCTacatttggattatttattttaaatagggtCTTCAACGTAGGATAGCTAGTTTAAAAAGTTATGGccattttcttatagttttttaatgaaaaaaaaataaacaggtgaataaaaacacttaaaatgtctTCTATTCACTGGGGATACATTTTTACCTTTGTGTGTTTGGTTCTCTGTAACACcaaatgtgtataatatatacacacgcaAATCTGAAAACTACCATTCATATTAATGCACAagactaaaaaaacaaatcaagaaaacaCACTCGTGAACATTTGTAGTAACTACAAAGGACACAAAATATATtacctgtcttttcttttcctccttctctataAACTCCGTCTCTTTATAAGTATTGGTCTTCACCAAACGGCTGAAGGAGTCAAAACCTTCTCCAGAGCCCAAGTGATCAGGAATCCGAGTAAGGCACACTCTCAAATCTTTAGTGAGaccaaatatctttttaaattcagcATCATTCTTCAGATGTGATACCTTATTGCTTCCTCCTTGGGAATGGTTCTTGTCATTCCTCTCTTGAGGAACTTTTTCTAATGTTGATGCCATCTCATTCTGGATCtgcaattaagaaaacaaaaacacacaaacaatacTGCCAATTACTTAAGCTATTTCATCAGACTGGCAACTAAGTGATCATCtcatcttacttaaaaaaaacaaaacaaaaaccatcatGCTCTAAAGTCCTAAATGGTTGATTTGCATTACCCTTGCCTTACCACCCACactcaaaaaaatgaatttaactgGGTACAAACTTAAACTGTTCCTCCACAATTTCTCATTTACTTTGCTTTCTTGCACTAGAAAGGTTAACAGATGAAATAATACAGACTAATGACAAGTCAAAAAATAATCTATATAACTTTAGTTGGAAGTTGTAGTCTTCTGGAAAAGTCTTATGCCTTCAATCAATCTTAAACTCCTTCAGAATTTACCTCCTTATATCTCTGGAAGGGGAGAAACACTGACATTATTAAGGCCTCTAGGTAAGGAAAGAGTGGGCATAAGTATTTAGTGAGCACAGACACACATATCTTAAGCAGAACAGAAAGGTAACTATGTGGATATGTTGAATAATTAAAGAATCAGAAAgaagggcttaaaaaaaaaaaggaaactcgtctacttaaaacaaaacaaaacaaaatcaaagatgtTGATAAATCCTATTTCCACAAATGACTGAAAGGTACTGATTAGCACCATCCTACCCCTTCTACCATCTACCTAAAAAAACTGCCAGATATTTCCCTACcatcacaaaacaaacaaacaaaaaacccagctctCCTATATGCGTAATATTGATCTTTTCATATACTAACAGTAATCTAATAAATACATGCATGGACACAGAATTTACCAAGTTTTGAATTCACATTATCTTTCACCAATAAACCTTCTTGCTctgtgagttttttgtttgtttgattttgttttaaagctttggCATGCCAAATGAATTAAGAGAGAGATACTGTTTGCACGCTCTCAATTATCCTCCTCAAACATTGCCTTCAGATGAAAGCTCTGACTTAATTAagcatacatgtgtgtatggtATGTGTGTGATGGAGTGGAGGatgggagaaggggggggggaagaggtaTCATAGGTAACTAACTTTgagaattaagaaagaaaaaatttctatatagatagagaaaaagaacacCCTGACATGGGAAAATTACCTTTGGTTCTTGGTCTCTGAAAACACACTGTTGTGAAGTGATAGTTGTTGCATCAACAGAGGAACTTATTTTCTCTATGCTCTGGATGATATTTCCTTTTCTGGGGGCATTCTGTACTGTACTAAATCCATCTGGAAAGTCTGGCTTTGTGAATAAAATCTTACTCTGTTTTAAGTAGTTAATGGGTTGATTCATATTATGTGGGTTTGGGGTAGAAAGAGATGGTTTCTCcacttttttattcttctctgccCTTAGATTGATCATGGAAGCAGGCTGAGTATTTGAAAGTGATTTTGTTTCCATCTGGTAAGATTTACTTTTAGCCAAAACAATATTTACAACCTCTCTGGATATTTCTGtgactgggcttgaactcactatcTGTGATGTATCTTTTCTTGGTGGAATATCAGGAGAAACAGAATTCTGTTGGTCAATTTGTGATGGCAAAACATCTGTCCCCTTTTTAGCCAATAGATAGACTTTCCCATTAAACATAACCAAAGCATTATCTTTAATAGGCATACTTTTGGACTGTGTCCCACTAGGACTGACAGTGCTCAATGCCGGCATATTTATAGTATTATCTCCCAAACTTTTCCTAtctacaaaagtttttaaaatcttggaAGCCACATTATTTGAAGACTTAACAGGAACAAGAGATGGACTGCAAGGCTGTAGATTTTCTTGAAAAATCCATTTCACAGGAGCAGCTTGAGAATGCTGACCACCTTTTAATTGTGTCTCTTTAGCAACATTCACTGGCATTTGTGTGGTATTTAGTATCACTGGCTTTGCTATTTCTGTAACAGGTTTTGGATAAATGTTTTGAAAGTTCTTGGTAACTACATTTTTCACTGTGTTTACAGGAGATACGTAAATAACGGTTGGTATTTGGGAGGCCTCAACTGTTCCTGAGGTACTTGTGGTTGCAGTTGCAAGTATCTTTTGCTGAACTGAAGGAGGCAATGAAGACGCTGGTACAGATTTCACTTCAGCATGGGCTGGAATCTGTAAATGATGCCCAGAAGGCAAAACTGGAGACTTCACAGTCATTGGAAGACTCTGAGTATTTACTAAAATATAAGGTGAATCGTTTTGTGTTGAGGAGGGAGAAACAGCAAATGTTTGCATGGTGAGTCCATCAATTTTCACACCATGACTCTGAACTTTAGAAACTGATGAGGTAAAATTTTCAGTTCCCACAGAAGTAACTCTAACTTTTTCTGCTGTATCTACTGTTCTTGTAAGAAAATAGTTTGAAGAACTGGCTGGCTGAAAAATGGGCAATTGAACTGATGCACTTGTGGAAGAGCTGGAAATCTGAGTCTGAAAAGTAACTTGAACTGGGCTTCCTGTATTCCCTTTCAAAGCATCAGACATGACTGAAGATTGAACTAGCGGTATAAGATTTCCAGAAGAATTAGGAATTGGAAGTAATTGCAGAAGATTTTTTCCATCCGAGCCAATCGTCTGAACTACTTGGTACATGCAGCCTGAAACACTTAAAAGAAcattgagtaaataaatacaacatactAGAcggtatatacattttatttaaaaacaaatatttgcaaatattattttaaaaagataaaaatttataaaatatgataaaagtaTATCATTTGTCACTTTGAGTTTTCAAAGTGAACTATtgcaaaacaaagattttaaatagaAGTGAAAATCAAAGATAATGATCAGCTTTGATTTAGAGTTTCTCATATGATTAAGCAATGGGTAGATTAAACTTTTCTAAGGTTTTACCCCGTATAAAATTATGCTTACTAGAATATGTTCCTCTTAAACTATGAGcatcctcccttctctttttacTTGAATTCTCCCCTCTTGTCCTCCTCCTCTACTCTGAGTGACCAGGATTCTCATTTCACCTCCATTTATGTACATTCTATTTCCCTCACTCTTTTCTACCCTCTATTCAACCTGTTCTGTCCTCTTCCTACTGACAGTGACTCACAAGTCATACGGTCAGCCATTCTTCTTTTGCTTAAAGTCATTTCTTGTGGTGATACCTTCGTGTGCCACATTTTTGAAGACTAAATGGAGTTACTCATGTAGGaaccattttcttctttgacttagcaCATTTGAAGTTTGGTGCTAAATAGCCCTTGCTATGGGAATCACTCACATTTGTTCCAACTATCTGTCAATCCATATACATAATAGCAACACCATTTCAGCTAAATAATTTTCAGTGATTGCGGAAcacactgggttttttttttttaacctagccAATTTTGATCCTGATACTTATGAGCCATAACCTAGTATAGACcgtctgattttttaaaaatccaaaatatatcaatatCTGTTGTATAATTAATTTGTAGATTTCTTAAATGCAGAGATCCCAAGTTATTTATGCCGAAAACCACCTTTCAGTTCCTGGAAAATACTAAGCTCTCATGGGACCCAGAGTCATCACACATGCTCTCTACCTAGGTACTCTTCTCCCACCCATATAACTCAAGTCTCAGCATAAATAATACTTCTCAAGAGAGATATTCTCTGACCACTTTAACTATTTTTGCTCTTCtttcattattagtttataaTATTACACCTGTTAATTTCCTTCATGGTATATCACAAttggtaaatatatattaatctaTTTGTTCGTTTGCCTATAGACTGTCTCTCATGCTAAATTCTAGCAATATAAATGCAGGGTTCATGTCCTACTGACAGTGTGGCCTTATATGACAGagatcaaatgaaaacaaaaacttaagacaaataataataaaattagaattctCAATGATATAAAGGTGTGTTTTACTGACTGCAGGCATTTTTAAAACCTTAGgtattaataaaaatcaaaccCAAAAACTCTGTGTATTCTAGGAAGCTCTGGAACAATGATTTTGCCTTTCCATAAcccaaaataatataattatatctttttaaacatttaaaactgttttctagCCACTTGATAGTgcttcaaaatgttaaatttactTTTAGCAAATTAAAACTTAATCTCGAAAGAGAAGCATGAACATAAAGTATGCATTCTTGCTTTCAGGACTTAAAGAGGAAAGCCTACCTTCAtcaactccccaccccccagagacATATAAACTAGACTAGAATTTATTCAactttaatttattcaacaaaaatttacttGAGGGTATGTTATGGTACAGGCCACAGGCTCAGTTATGGGAAAAGGGTGAGTAAACTACAGCCCTGGGCCAAATCTgtctcctccctgtttttgtgtAGCCCACAGGctaagaatattttttctattttaaatgatttttagaagTCACAAGAACAGTATTTCGTGGTATATGAAAACTACGAGATTCAAATGTCAGTATccataaatagttttattggtACACAGTCACACTCATCTTTATTGTACTAAATGGCTGTTCTCATGCTGcaatagcagagttgagtagttacaCCAGAGATGATCACATGgcacacaaaatctgaaatatttactatttggaactttacagaaaatgtttgcttgcCAAGCTAGTTCAACCCACAGTCCCAAAAAGAACTTAAACTGCTGGTTGTATGTGCATGTAAACAGGCAGTTATCATTAAGTAGGATAAGTGATACATTACATTTGAATGAGAACAAAAatgcttcctccttttcttaaAACACTCTCTTCCCAAGGTTTCCTAGATATGAAATTCTCTTACTGCTGTAATGATTCCTCAGTCTTCTTTGGCAACTCATACATACTACTTGAATCAACCTTCAAATACTAGAACGCACCAAAGCTGAGACTGAATTCTCTCCCTACTCTGTAGGCTTTTcccaattatttcttttatgtgcaTGACTTCAATTATATTACCATTTATACagtaacaattaaaatatttctatcttaGCTTTTTTTGAGACTCAGGCTTATATATCCAACTTCCCTCATGACATTTCCATTCAGAATCTCAAATACAGTTTTGTATTTGGAAATACAGTTTCCATTCAGAATCTCAAATACAGTCCAGTTTTTTTCTATGATAAACGGCATACCATCTATTTTAGATGCCTAAATCAGAAAAAGCAGTTTCCTGTTTTCTAACCATCTATATTCCATCTATCACAAAATCTTATTGATGTTATCTCCTAAATTTCCCTTGATCTTTTCAATTCTTTCCAAATCATCTGTCTCCATTCTAATTCAAGCAAACATCATCTCTAGCTTAGACTATTATAGTAGCTTCAtaactggtctttttttttttttaatgtttattgggggaggaggagcacacactagagaggggcagaggaagggggacaggaggatcagaagcaggctctgtgctgacagcagagacatgaactgtgagatcatgacctgggctgaagtcagaagcttaactgcctgagctacccaggcaccccataactgGTCTTCCTTTATTTCAGCCACATCCTCTCCCTTTGAAAGCTTTCAGCATACTAAAGCTGGCTCTTCcctgcttaaaatatttcagcagtttcccattttctttgagcagtagaaagaaaaccaagagatTCTGATGCAATGGAAGTCAAAGAAGAGAGTTTCACAAAACTTGGGCAAttctatttacttaaaaaaatttttttaacattttattttttgagaaacagaaagaaacagagagtgagcaggggaggggcaaagagagaggaagacacagaatccaaagcagactccaggctctgaactatcagcaaagagcccaatgcagggctcgaaccacaaatgtgagatcatgacctgagccgaaggcagacgctcaaccgactgagccacccaggtacccctatttattttaagttcatttatttattttttcagagagagagcacgcgtgtgcGCGCATGAGCAGGataagggcagagatagagaatcgtaagcaggttccacactcagcatgacgcctgatgccaggctcaatcttatgaccgcgagaccataacctgagccaaaatcaagagttggatgcttaaccaacagctaCCCAGTCGCCCCTGagaaattctatttaaaagtTTCTGAGAAGTCAAataggatgtaaattaaaaatctaCTTGCATGAATGGTATGAGGGTCACTGAGGGCTTTAAAAGAGTAGTTTCGTGGGGGGGAAAGTTGCAGAGGATATTAAGATAGAAAATACAGACAGCTCTTATGAACTTTGACtgcaaaagggaagagaaagactgGCAAGTAGATGGAGGCTAAATGGAGTCAAATAagagatctttttttctctttttaaggttAGATGAACCAGAGCATATATTAATGCTCATATGATTTACCAAGAGGAAGAGGATAAAAAGGGCTAAATGAATGTAAGGTTTGATTAAGAGATAGGAAATGGGAACCAGCAGTCAGGTAGAGGAATTGAACTTAAAGAGGGGTGAAGAAATACCTTCTTCCATTGGCACTGAAAGAGAGGTTAGGCACAACTGCAGTTAGGCTTATAAAGCTTTGGTGTCAAGAGGCTGAAGTAATTCTGAtataatggcttttatttttctgtgaaaaggACATGACATCATATGCTAAGTATAGGagcaaaaatagaaatttgaggCAAATCAAAGATTTGAAACAGtctttgagagagaacaagatgACCTCAGGCAATATCAGTCATCAGGTAGTGCTGATGGCCCAAGGCTATAGGTAGTGATTATGAATTTATAGTGAGACCAATCTGTGCTCTTGTGAGATTTTCTTGTTCCACTGGGTATACGCAAAGAGAAAGCAAATCCAGGGCTGGGGTGGTTTcagaagaatggggaaaaaaaaaatcaaagaggaacaAAAGAGTTTAGGATATTggtaaaaatttattaaaatgatggAATATAGAATCTaaacaggatgaaaaaaaataataagacaaaggTGAAAgtataaggagaaaataaagggatTGTTGGACTGGAGGGccagataaagttaaaaaatgatcAGAATGGGAGTATTTAAATAAGTAAGCTAGAAATATAGCAACTGGTGTTCAAAAAGAGGATGCCTGAATCAAGAATTTCATAGATGCAACAATTTTATCTGACAACAAGAACTACAGAAGTGGATGGATGGCAGCAGAATGCAGAATAagatcaatgaaaaaaaaaaagaactttgtacTGAAAGACCAGATGACAAAGAGATTATCCATATAAATGTTAAAGTCATGTAAGATTAAAAagatgataggggcgcctgggtggatcagtcagttaagcgtccaacttcggctcaggtcatgatctcacagttcatgggttcaagccccgcatcgggctctgtgctgacagctcagagcctggagcctgtttcatattctgtgtcttcctctttctctgaccctcccctgttcatgctctctctctgtctcaaaaataaataaatgttaaaaaaaaaaaaagatgattgtgATCTTTGTGCCAAATTTGATTATAGGAAGTTGGTAGATGATGTTAATGAACCACAATTAAGGCCATCTACCAACTTCCTATCGCTGATATGCCAAAAAGTTGTCTCGAAATTCACGCTCTTCTGCAGTCtattttctttcccattattCTACTAAATTTCATTCTCAAAGATTACCAAATGTGTTTTCACAGTTAAATCTATCTTTATTCTATTCTCATTCTCTAGGAGCTTCCTGCTGAAATAGACACTGCTAGCTAATTAATTATCCATCGTGAACAGATCCCTAACATGATGTCCATTATGCAcaatttgcttgtttttcttaatgttcccTTTCTTATTCTGCACTTTAAGCACCCACTTAAGACTATTCCCCAAAGCACAATTCTTGACCCTGTTTCTCCTTAAAGACATTCTTCCTTAAAGATTGTACCAATTGCTTCAACTACTGTGTCGATTGCTTGAACTATTTCCTTCAACTATCTCCTTTGCAATAATAACCCTCACAGTTAGATCCATCATTCCTATCCCCTAATATTGACCTCGGTTCCATATTTGTGATGTCCTACCAAAATCTTTCACTTTTCATACCATGATGTTTTTTTGAAAACCATgactttaaagttaaaattactcTCTACTGAAAACTAGTACTCTATTCTACCATCTAGTCATATGTCAGCACTATTATTTCCCAAGTCACTTTGGTTTTAAATCCCCCACTCATCACTGACACCTTTATTGCCCTTATTTACCTTTGATTCACCCAGAGCATCTTGTATAGATGCTTACAAAgtgtaaacactcaataaatgtataGTGAATGAATCACTGCATCTgtaaagttttgggtttttttttttttttcctttttacagctcttactcattcttcttcttcttcactaCTGCCACTACCATGACCTAGATCAGACGTGTATTACCTAGGACCTGTCTAGTCCTCATTATCTCATTCCTGTATTTTGCTGTGACTTTTAAACTAGTTTTTGTGACTGCAGCCACTACTATTACGTATCTCTGGCAGATTAAATCATTGTTTTCATACTGTTACCTCCTTTCTCAAACTTCCAATAATACATCATTGCCAATTCAGCTTGACTTGAAAATTATCTAAAATCTAGACCCAACCAATCTCTACAACAGTACCATCTCTAACTTCTAAACACAAAACCTCTGATTTTCCCACAGAGGTCTCTTTGCTATTCTGGATTCTCCCATGTACGTTATTTATTCTAAGTAttcttcaagttatttttttttccttctccagcaATTTAAAACATAGCTATAAATTGAGGACCAATTCCATCTTCTCCatgaaatatttgcaagtcactcAAACTCACATTAATTTCTTCCAACTTGAAATCCATAAAGCACTCCCACTAGTGCCACGAATGCTACGAGTTATATAATGCCTtctaaaaaatgagtaaaatactGTTTTCCTTACAGTCAGAGACTATACCGTTTACTTTGTAATTGTTCTCCCAATGCCAAGTACAGTAGGGCCtcaaaaaattatgtaaaaactaATGTATCCCTTCCAAATCTCCATTTTAACTGAACTGTCTCAATACCTTTCCTTTAGTCTTATTTAGCTTATTTATGCACTTCATTTGTCAATAATATCTAGCCCTCAGATTAAAAGCTTCAAAGAGCAGAACCTATGCTTTTATAATTATCTGTGTATGGGCATGCACATTTTTAATTGGTATGGTTTGTAAACAAACGGCACATGCTTCTGATACTTCATTCACATACTTCATTATGTGGCCTCAATGTGCCTGCTTTACAGAAAACATACCGCACAAACTATTTTCAAGTCTAATCATTGATTAcactcttctcttccatttccccttcaaaaagggaaggaaaatagttTCTTCTATGTCATTATATCAACAGAGATTCACATAATCTACCAAAGACATAAATTCCTTAAGGGCAAGTTATGCACTTCGCATGTAAATCCTCTACACCTAAGAGAGTAACTGGCACATTGTAAACAATAACATTAGCTGAATTAACTCCTGCGTgtcatcattaaaaacaaacacacacgaCTTACTA
The window above is part of the Prionailurus bengalensis isolate Pbe53 chromosome C1, Fcat_Pben_1.1_paternal_pri, whole genome shotgun sequence genome. Proteins encoded here:
- the LRIF1 gene encoding ligand-dependent nuclear receptor-interacting factor 1 isoform X1, with the protein product MSNNLRRVFLKPAEEKSGNASKCVSGCMYQVVQTIGSDGKNLLQLLPIPNSSGNLIPLVQSSVMSDALKGNTGSPVQVTFQTQISSSSTSASVQLPIFQPASSSNYFLTRTVDTAEKVRVTSVGTENFTSSVSKVQSHGVKIDGLTMQTFAVSPSSTQNDSPYILVNTQSLPMTVKSPVLPSGHHLQIPAHAEVKSVPASSLPPSVQQKILATATTSTSGTVEASQIPTVIYVSPVNTVKNVVTKNFQNIYPKPVTEIAKPVILNTTQMPVNVAKETQLKGGQHSQAAPVKWIFQENLQPCSPSLVPVKSSNNVASKILKTFVDRKSLGDNTINMPALSTVSPSGTQSKSMPIKDNALVMFNGKVYLLAKKGTDVLPSQIDQQNSVSPDIPPRKDTSQIVSSSPVTEISREVVNIVLAKSKSYQMETKSLSNTQPASMINLRAEKNKKVEKPSLSTPNPHNMNQPINYLKQSKILFTKPDFPDGFSTVQNAPRKGNIIQSIEKISSSVDATTITSQQCVFRDQEPKIQNEMASTLEKVPQERNDKNHSQGGSNKVSHLKNDAEFKKIFGLTKDLRVCLTRIPDHLGSGEGFDSFSRLVKTNTYKETEFIEKEEKKRQGFDKKRKAKTVKKMDHTKKRKTESTYNTALNGGTNVTNSQLVSSILPTSDVSHHNILTSRNKTREEKKTEVEHCTPENQEKGTLSLNVAFEQSHSFNKSYTEDIFPMTPPELEETIRDEKIRRLKQVLREKEAALEEMRKKMNQK
- the LRIF1 gene encoding ligand-dependent nuclear receptor-interacting factor 1 isoform X2, with protein sequence MASTLEKVPQERNDKNHSQGGSNKVSHLKNDAEFKKIFGLTKDLRVCLTRIPDHLGSGEGFDSFSRLVKTNTYKETEFIEKEEKKRQGFDKKRKAKTVKKMDHTKKRKTESTYNTALNGGTNVTNSQLVSSILPTSDVSHHNILTSRNKTREEKKTEVEHCTPENQEKGTLSLNVAFEQSHSFNKSYTEDIFPMTPPELEETIRDEKIRRLKQVLREKEAALEEMRKKMNQK